A region of Paractinoplanes abujensis DNA encodes the following proteins:
- the trpD gene encoding anthranilate phosphoribosyltransferase: MGARTWPNLTSALLRGEELGTPDTAWAMGEIMAGNATPAQIAGFAIALRAKGETPGELAGLVEAMLANATLVELPESVRTDAVDVVGTGGDRANTVNISTMAAIITAAAGVTVVKHGSRSASSSTGTADLLEHFGIPLDLGPEGVVSTVTGAGVGFCFAARFHPGMRHAAVTRRELGVPTFFNMLGPLTNPARPTAAAVGCFDLRMAPVMAAVFARRGDSALVMRGEDGLDEFTTSAPTRLWQAKDGQVTEHVIDAVELGLPRSEPGALRGGDTPFNADVAHRTFAGEPGPVRDAVVLNVAAALAAHEGFPGDLRDTLRAGIARAQATIDSGAATAQLARWVDAAQKAKAAE, translated from the coding sequence GTGGGCGCACGCACCTGGCCGAACCTGACGAGTGCCCTGCTGCGGGGCGAGGAGCTCGGAACCCCCGACACGGCCTGGGCCATGGGCGAGATCATGGCCGGCAACGCCACCCCGGCCCAGATCGCCGGGTTCGCCATCGCGCTGCGGGCCAAGGGCGAGACCCCGGGCGAACTGGCCGGCCTGGTCGAGGCCATGCTGGCCAACGCCACGCTGGTCGAGCTGCCCGAGTCCGTGCGCACCGACGCGGTCGACGTGGTCGGCACCGGCGGCGACCGGGCCAACACCGTGAACATCTCCACGATGGCGGCGATCATCACAGCCGCCGCCGGTGTGACGGTGGTCAAGCACGGCAGCCGGTCCGCCTCGTCCAGCACCGGCACGGCCGATCTGCTGGAGCATTTCGGCATCCCGCTCGACCTCGGTCCCGAGGGCGTGGTGAGCACGGTGACCGGCGCCGGCGTGGGCTTCTGTTTCGCGGCCCGGTTCCACCCCGGCATGCGGCACGCCGCCGTCACGCGGCGCGAGCTGGGCGTGCCCACGTTCTTCAACATGCTGGGCCCGCTGACCAACCCGGCCCGCCCCACGGCGGCCGCGGTCGGCTGTTTCGATCTGCGGATGGCCCCGGTGATGGCGGCCGTCTTCGCCCGGCGCGGCGACTCGGCGCTGGTGATGCGGGGCGAGGACGGGCTGGACGAGTTCACCACCTCCGCTCCCACCCGTCTCTGGCAGGCCAAGGACGGTCAGGTCACCGAGCACGTGATCGACGCCGTCGAGCTGGGCCTGCCGCGCAGTGAGCCGGGCGCCCTGCGGGGCGGCGACACGCCGTTCAACGCCGACGTGGCCCATCGGACGTTCGCCGGCGAGCCCGGCCCGGTGCGCGACGCGGTGGTGCTCAACGTGGCGGCCGCCCTGGCCGCGCACGAAGGCTTCCCCGGCGACCTGAGAGACACGCTGCGGGCCGGAATAGCCCGGGCCCAGGCAACGATCGACTCCGGCGCCGCGACGGCTCAGCTGGCCCGCTGGGTGGATGCGGCGCAGAAGGCCAAAGCCGCCGAGTAG
- a CDS encoding sugar phosphate nucleotidyltransferase: MTAVCGVVLAAGEGQRLRPLTETLPKALCPVGNVALLDRALARLAALGLTGPAGVAVNACYLGDQVVRHVGDRAHLSVEPGDPVGTSGGVGRLKGWIDGRGALVGNADAYLADPARDPGKDVAALLDGWSGETVRMLTKPNRPGETGGFSGRRFTGFSLLPWRYVRDLGTGHSNLVRTVWRPAEAEGALELINYEGVYIDTGTPADYLRANLHAANGSVLIDPSASVSGTVTESVVGPGARVGGSITRCVVWPGAEVAAGESLTDCIRAPGGVTVLV, encoded by the coding sequence GTGACCGCGGTCTGCGGCGTCGTCCTGGCCGCCGGCGAGGGTCAGCGGCTGCGCCCCCTGACCGAGACGCTGCCCAAGGCGCTCTGCCCGGTCGGCAACGTGGCCCTGCTCGACCGCGCGCTGGCCCGGCTGGCCGCGCTGGGCCTGACCGGCCCGGCGGGGGTGGCGGTCAACGCGTGCTACCTCGGCGATCAGGTCGTGCGGCATGTCGGCGACCGGGCCCACCTCTCGGTCGAGCCGGGCGACCCGGTCGGCACGTCGGGCGGCGTGGGCCGGCTCAAGGGCTGGATCGACGGCCGCGGCGCCCTGGTCGGCAACGCCGACGCCTATCTGGCCGATCCTGCCCGCGACCCCGGCAAGGACGTCGCGGCCCTGCTCGACGGCTGGTCGGGCGAGACGGTCCGGATGCTGACCAAACCCAACCGGCCCGGCGAGACAGGCGGCTTCAGCGGCCGCCGCTTCACCGGTTTCTCGCTGCTGCCCTGGCGCTACGTCCGCGACCTCGGCACCGGGCACAGCAACCTCGTCCGTACGGTCTGGCGCCCGGCCGAAGCCGAGGGTGCTCTCGAGCTGATCAACTACGAGGGCGTCTACATCGACACCGGCACCCCGGCCGACTACCTGAGAGCCAATCTGCACGCCGCGAACGGCAGCGTCCTCATCGACCCCTCCGCCAGCGTCTCCGGCACCGTCACGGAGTCGGTGGTGGGCCCAGGAGCCCGGGTCGGTGGTTCGATCACACGCTGCGTCGTCTGGCCCGGCGCCGAAGTGGCTGCGGGCGAATCCCTCACCGACTGCATCCGTGCTCCGGGCGGGGTCACCGTGCTGGTCTGA
- a CDS encoding cytochrome c oxidase subunit 4, whose translation MRTEYKIFVGVAVFLFGAAIVYGFYTRGTGTHVEWVGTVALILSGLLCSMCGGFFWFVARRIDLRPEDREDGEIAEGAGEIGFFSPGSYWPFGIALSATIAGLGLVFWMWWLVAFGLILVIVSSSAMIFEYYTGTRHPAEH comes from the coding sequence GTGCGTACCGAATACAAGATCTTCGTCGGCGTCGCCGTCTTCCTCTTCGGAGCGGCCATCGTCTACGGCTTCTACACCCGTGGCACCGGCACCCACGTCGAGTGGGTCGGCACTGTCGCGCTGATCCTGTCCGGACTGCTCTGCTCGATGTGCGGCGGCTTCTTCTGGTTCGTCGCCCGGCGCATCGACCTGCGGCCGGAAGACCGTGAGGACGGCGAGATCGCCGAGGGCGCGGGCGAGATCGGCTTCTTCAGCCCGGGCAGCTACTGGCCGTTCGGCATTGCCCTGTCGGCCACGATCGCGGGCCTCGGCCTGGTGTTCTGGATGTGGTGGCTGGTCGCCTTCGGCCTGATTCTGGTCATCGTCTCGTCCAGCGCCATGATCTTCGAGTACTACACGGGCACGCGGCACCCCGCCGAGCACTGA
- the qcrA gene encoding cytochrome bc1 complex Rieske iron-sulfur subunit — protein sequence MTTLHHDSPGEAKPVDIDDPRLSRFDIVKEGLRRDEIEIITYESQFQGTNSKAEKRVVRNIAFLFIIAGLAALAFLGFYIWWPWRFELGETMSDFYTPLLGITLGISLFAVGFAILAWAKKLLPHEVSIQARHDGASPTDEQKITGQTMMFVADELGNGVQRRPLLKGAIGFGLAPIGLVAAAPLVGGLIENPHKDDQPMMYHTGFDPVPNGGPVRLTREDGSPIRPEDVSTGGQMTVFPGIPHGATNEYADSPTLLIHLRADDAQTTREAAEADRRNKGSMWGDYVAYSKICTHAGCPASLYEQQTNRLLCPCHQSQFLITRNAQPIFGPATRRLPMLPLGVDEEGFFVATSDFKDTVGPDFWERP from the coding sequence ATGACCACGCTGCACCACGACTCGCCCGGTGAGGCCAAGCCGGTCGACATCGACGACCCGCGGCTGTCGCGTTTCGACATCGTCAAAGAGGGCCTGCGCCGCGACGAGATCGAGATCATCACCTACGAGTCGCAGTTCCAGGGCACGAACTCGAAGGCCGAGAAGCGCGTCGTGCGCAACATCGCCTTCCTGTTCATCATCGCCGGCCTGGCCGCCCTGGCCTTCCTCGGCTTCTACATCTGGTGGCCGTGGCGTTTCGAGCTCGGCGAGACGATGAGCGACTTCTACACCCCGCTGCTGGGCATCACGCTGGGCATCTCGCTGTTCGCGGTCGGCTTCGCCATCCTGGCCTGGGCCAAGAAGCTGCTGCCGCACGAGGTGTCGATCCAGGCCCGCCACGACGGGGCGTCCCCGACGGACGAGCAGAAGATCACCGGCCAGACGATGATGTTCGTCGCCGACGAGCTCGGCAACGGCGTCCAGCGCCGTCCGCTGCTCAAGGGCGCGATCGGCTTCGGCCTGGCGCCGATCGGCCTGGTCGCCGCGGCCCCGCTGGTCGGCGGCCTGATCGAGAACCCGCACAAAGACGACCAGCCGATGATGTACCACACCGGGTTCGACCCGGTGCCCAACGGCGGGCCGGTCCGGCTGACACGGGAGGACGGCTCGCCGATCCGCCCCGAGGACGTCAGCACCGGTGGTCAGATGACGGTCTTCCCGGGCATTCCGCACGGTGCGACCAATGAGTACGCCGACTCGCCGACCCTGCTCATCCACCTGCGCGCCGACGACGCGCAGACGACCCGCGAGGCGGCCGAGGCCGACCGCCGCAACAAGGGCTCGATGTGGGGCGACTACGTGGCGTACTCGAAGATCTGCACGCACGCCGGCTGCCCGGCGAGCCTGTATGAGCAGCAGACCAACCGCCTGCTGTGCCCCTGCCACCAGTCGCAGTTCCTCATCACCCGGAACGCCCAGCCGATCTTCGGCCCCGCCACCCGGCGTCTGCCGATGCTGCCGCTGGGGGTGGACGAGGAGGGCTTCTTCGTGGCAACGTCCGACTTCAAGGACACTGTCGGACCTGACTTCTGGGAGCGGCCGTGA
- the ctaE gene encoding aa3-type cytochrome oxidase subunit III: MTAASAIDKSRIHSLTRPNMVSVGTIVWLSSELMFFAALFAMYFSIRAADYSMWEEHTKHLDLPYATTFTVILVLSSVTCQLGVFAAEKGDVFALRRWFTITFVMGLIFVLGQANEYRTLVSEGVKLNGDGYGSMFYLTTGFHGLHVTGGLIAFIVYMIRTTMGRFTPAQATSAIVVSYYWHFVDIVWIALFAMIYWLQ; the protein is encoded by the coding sequence GTGACAGCGGCCTCAGCCATCGACAAGAGCAGGATCCACTCGCTGACGCGACCGAACATGGTCAGCGTCGGAACGATCGTGTGGCTATCCAGCGAGCTCATGTTCTTCGCGGCCTTGTTCGCGATGTACTTCTCGATCCGCGCGGCGGACTACAGCATGTGGGAAGAGCACACCAAGCATCTGGACCTGCCGTACGCGACGACGTTCACGGTGATCCTGGTGCTCTCCTCGGTCACGTGCCAGCTGGGCGTCTTCGCGGCGGAGAAGGGTGATGTGTTCGCGCTGCGGCGCTGGTTCACCATCACCTTCGTGATGGGCCTGATCTTCGTGCTCGGGCAGGCGAACGAGTACCGCACTCTCGTCAGCGAGGGCGTCAAGCTCAACGGCGACGGGTACGGCTCGATGTTCTACCTGACCACCGGCTTCCACGGTCTGCACGTAACGGGCGGCCTGATCGCCTTCATCGTCTACATGATCCGCACGACGATGGGTAGGTTCACCCCGGCGCAGGCCACCTCGGCGATCGTCGTGTCGTACTACTGGCACTTCGTGGACATCGTGTGGATCGCGCTGTTCGCCATGATCTATTGGCTGCAGTAG
- the qcrC gene encoding cytochrome bc1 complex diheme cytochrome c subunit has protein sequence MTSDTPAGRRLRVFSRRRGAPSKARRRLGAAVRMVAALALAGGVYTAFAPGAFADEPRQLSATAQEGKQLYDNSCISCHGRDGQGVEDRGPSLIGVGSASVEFQVGTGRMPMTRQEAQAEEKKPQFDKNQTKQIGQYVQELGGGPQLPAGDLTEDLKENPEAIARGGELFRVNCTSCHSFTGAGGALSSGKFAPALHDATPETIYAAMLSGPQNMPVFGDNQLTPEEKREIITYIKVQLQDERDPGGIFNLGGYGPSTEGVAIFLVGITILVFTSLWIAGKS, from the coding sequence ATGACTTCAGACACCCCCGCCGGCCGGCGCCTCAGGGTGTTCTCCCGGCGGCGTGGCGCGCCCAGCAAGGCGCGGCGGCGCCTCGGAGCGGCCGTGCGCATGGTCGCCGCGCTCGCGCTCGCCGGCGGCGTATACACCGCGTTCGCGCCGGGCGCGTTCGCCGACGAACCGCGGCAGCTGTCGGCCACCGCGCAAGAGGGCAAGCAGCTGTACGACAACAGCTGCATCTCCTGCCACGGGCGGGACGGCCAGGGTGTCGAGGACCGCGGCCCGAGCCTGATCGGCGTCGGCTCGGCGTCGGTCGAGTTCCAGGTGGGCACCGGCCGCATGCCGATGACCCGGCAGGAGGCTCAGGCCGAGGAGAAGAAGCCCCAGTTCGACAAGAACCAGACCAAGCAGATCGGCCAGTACGTCCAGGAACTGGGTGGAGGCCCCCAGCTGCCCGCGGGCGACCTGACCGAGGACCTGAAGGAGAACCCGGAGGCGATCGCCCGCGGCGGCGAGCTGTTCCGGGTCAACTGCACCTCCTGCCACAGCTTCACCGGCGCCGGCGGAGCGCTCAGCTCGGGCAAGTTCGCCCCGGCCCTGCACGACGCCACTCCCGAGACGATCTACGCGGCGATGCTCTCCGGCCCGCAGAACATGCCGGTCTTCGGTGACAACCAGCTCACGCCGGAGGAGAAGCGCGAGATCATCACCTACATCAAGGTGCAGCTCCAGGACGAGCGCGACCCGGGCGGTATCTTTAACCTCGGCGGTTACGGCCCGTCGACCGAGGGCGTCGCGATCTTCCTCGTCGGCATCACGATTCTGGTCTTCACGTCGCTGTGGATTGCGGGGAAGTCATGA
- a CDS encoding RelA/SpoT family protein: MDVDAGHGAALGRALPTTQRDLSITQRLRSFLSFHGDDDDPVTVLTRTHRAVHPSADAGVLRRSYAIAENMHRGQMRKSGDPYITHPLAVAQICAELGMDTTTLVAALLHDTVEDTSYTLEALHGDFGPEVTHLVDGVTKFDKAFYGKAAEAETIRKMIVAAGKDVRVLVIKLADRLHNMRTLDARSASSRARIATATLDVLVPLCDRLGIQALKRDLDDVVLFHLEPDSYARIDEHVRNRPGWSEYLDDVTGKARSALRRQRVTAEVTARPRHYYSIWKDTVAGGHAVPFDLPRIAVVVDGPETDCYAALGAIHGQWRPVAGRFKDFIASPKNNLYRSLHTTVTGPDGRLVEVLIRTEAMHRFSEYGVATTYRYPKYAETAEASGADQLTWLKRVLDWQQDTTDAAQFLASLRCDLAEAQITVFAHGHAFELPSGSTPVDLAYELGPQTGDQCLAATINGRLAPLSSQLRDGDVVEIFSENDHHVEVEPNAPRGPRREWLGFVKSSQAQLQINRYFDEKNEPGISIADKVRLGRATIGLTLRKHDRGLASEVPLRRLAEELGYPDLETMLVAVCERTLEPDTVVEQLIALVDHPD; this comes from the coding sequence GTGGACGTCGACGCCGGCCACGGCGCCGCCCTTGGACGTGCCCTGCCGACAACCCAGCGCGACCTGTCGATCACCCAGCGGCTGCGCTCCTTCCTCAGTTTCCATGGCGACGACGACGATCCCGTCACCGTCCTCACCCGCACCCACCGGGCCGTGCACCCGTCGGCCGACGCCGGCGTCCTGCGCCGCAGCTACGCGATCGCGGAGAACATGCATCGCGGTCAGATGCGCAAGTCCGGCGATCCGTACATCACGCATCCGCTGGCCGTGGCGCAGATCTGCGCCGAGCTCGGCATGGACACGACGACCCTGGTCGCCGCCCTGCTGCACGACACGGTGGAGGACACGAGTTACACGCTCGAGGCGCTGCACGGCGACTTCGGCCCCGAGGTGACCCATCTGGTCGACGGCGTGACCAAGTTCGACAAGGCGTTCTACGGCAAGGCGGCCGAGGCCGAGACGATCCGCAAGATGATCGTCGCCGCCGGCAAGGACGTCCGCGTTCTGGTGATCAAGCTGGCCGACCGGCTGCACAACATGCGCACGCTGGACGCCCGCTCCGCGTCGTCGCGCGCCCGCATCGCCACGGCCACGCTGGACGTGCTCGTCCCGCTCTGCGACCGGCTCGGCATCCAGGCCCTCAAGCGCGACCTCGACGACGTGGTGCTTTTCCACCTCGAGCCCGATTCGTACGCGCGGATCGACGAGCACGTGCGCAACCGCCCCGGCTGGTCGGAATACCTCGACGACGTCACCGGCAAGGCGCGCTCGGCCCTGCGCCGCCAGCGGGTGACGGCCGAGGTCACGGCCCGCCCGCGGCACTACTACTCGATCTGGAAGGACACGGTGGCCGGCGGGCACGCCGTCCCCTTCGACCTGCCCCGCATCGCGGTCGTGGTCGACGGCCCCGAGACCGACTGTTACGCCGCGCTGGGCGCGATCCACGGCCAGTGGCGCCCCGTGGCCGGCCGCTTCAAGGACTTCATCGCCTCCCCCAAGAACAATCTCTACCGCTCGCTGCACACGACGGTCACCGGCCCCGACGGGCGCCTGGTCGAGGTGCTGATCCGCACCGAGGCGATGCACCGCTTTTCCGAATACGGCGTCGCCACGACGTATCGCTACCCGAAATACGCGGAGACCGCCGAGGCCTCGGGCGCCGATCAGCTGACCTGGCTCAAGCGCGTGCTCGACTGGCAGCAGGACACCACCGACGCCGCCCAGTTCCTCGCGTCGCTGCGGTGCGACCTGGCCGAGGCCCAGATCACGGTCTTCGCCCACGGGCACGCGTTCGAGCTGCCCAGCGGCTCCACCCCGGTCGACCTGGCCTACGAGCTGGGCCCGCAGACGGGTGACCAGTGCCTCGCCGCCACCATCAACGGCCGGCTGGCCCCGCTCAGCTCGCAGCTGCGCGACGGCGACGTGGTCGAGATCTTCTCCGAGAACGATCACCATGTGGAGGTGGAGCCGAACGCTCCTCGCGGCCCGCGCCGCGAGTGGCTCGGCTTCGTGAAATCGAGCCAGGCCCAGCTGCAGATCAACCGGTATTTCGACGAGAAGAACGAGCCGGGCATCAGCATCGCCGACAAGGTGCGCCTGGGCCGCGCCACGATCGGGCTGACGCTGCGCAAGCACGACCGCGGCCTGGCCAGCGAGGTGCCGCTGCGCCGCCTGGCCGAGGAGCTGGGCTATCCCGACCTCGAGACGATGCTGGTCGCGGTCTGTGAGCGCACCCTCGAGCCGGACACCGTGGTCGAGCAGCTGATCGCCCTCGTCGACCACCCTGACTAG
- a CDS encoding cytochrome c oxidase assembly protein: protein MVHLAETTTHAAPGSDNVLPPFTPGVIFTELHLGSLIALFLLIAATLYGYGVYRLRQRGDHWPVGRTVAFVAGGLGSIAAVAVTGIEAYDTTLISVHMVQHMVLSMVGPIFLALGAPVTLALRTLPAAPRKKLLAVVHSRVARVLTFPLVAFGIFVANPFVLYFTDLYRQTLLHPWLHEFVHVHFIVTGCLFFWPLLGLDPLPGRWPYPGRALLMVLSVPFHTVLGLTIMQSATLLAGDYYPSLGLSWLDPKADQVTAGGILWAGGEIVSVTMLGILVLQWVRQSEREARRIDRALDRQEAEEAAEQARKDEARITNGAPADTAGPGSDTA from the coding sequence GTGGTGCACCTAGCCGAAACGACCACACACGCCGCTCCGGGCAGCGATAATGTTCTTCCGCCGTTCACGCCGGGCGTGATCTTCACGGAGCTCCACCTGGGCAGCCTGATCGCGTTGTTCCTGCTGATCGCGGCGACGCTGTACGGCTACGGCGTCTACCGGCTGCGCCAGCGGGGCGATCACTGGCCGGTGGGCCGCACTGTGGCGTTCGTCGCCGGTGGACTCGGCTCGATCGCGGCGGTCGCCGTGACCGGCATCGAGGCGTACGACACCACGCTGATCTCGGTGCACATGGTGCAACACATGGTGCTCTCGATGGTGGGACCGATCTTCCTGGCCCTCGGCGCACCGGTCACGCTGGCCCTGCGCACGCTGCCCGCCGCGCCCCGCAAGAAGCTGCTCGCGGTCGTGCACAGCCGGGTCGCCCGCGTCCTGACGTTCCCGCTGGTCGCGTTCGGCATCTTCGTGGCCAACCCGTTCGTCCTGTACTTCACCGACCTCTACCGGCAGACGCTGCTGCACCCGTGGCTGCACGAGTTCGTCCACGTCCACTTCATCGTCACCGGCTGCCTGTTCTTCTGGCCGCTGCTGGGCCTGGACCCGCTGCCCGGCCGCTGGCCCTATCCGGGCCGCGCGCTGCTGATGGTGCTGTCGGTGCCGTTCCACACCGTGCTCGGGCTGACGATCATGCAGAGCGCGACGCTCCTGGCCGGTGACTACTACCCGAGCCTGGGCCTGAGCTGGCTCGACCCCAAGGCCGACCAGGTCACGGCGGGCGGCATCCTGTGGGCCGGCGGCGAGATCGTCAGCGTCACCATGCTCGGCATCCTGGTGCTCCAGTGGGTGCGCCAGTCCGAGCGCGAGGCCCGCCGGATCGACCGCGCGCTCGACCGGCAGGAAGCCGAGGAGGCCGCCGAGCAGGCCCGCAAAGATGAAGCCAGGATCACAAACGGGGCCCCCGCCGACACCGCCGGACCGGGGTCCGACACCGCGTAA
- the qcrB gene encoding cytochrome bc1 complex cytochrome b subunit, with amino-acid sequence MKRRKVDLQQAPVNAAKGVDERFQAATPLRALLNKVFPDHWSFLLGEIALFSFIILLLTGVFLTLFFDPSMKEVPYEGSYSALRGTMMSAAYESSLNLSFEVRGGLFMRQMHHWAALLFMASIVVHMARVFFTGAYRKPREANWAIGMILFLLGFLAGFTGYSLPDDGLSGTGLRIASAIMLSIPVVGTWLSASIFGGEFPGHLIIGRFYIAHVLLIPGGLLALISVHLGLVFKQKHTQWPGPMRTNTNVVGERMFPRYALKQGGFFMAVFGTVALMAGLFQINPIWLFGPYRASEVSSASQPDWYVMFMDGLVRLMPNWQIYIGDYSIPPLFWPAVVGLGALTTGPIFWPWLEARKSGDKRIHNLLERPRDNPERVGVGAMAFTFFIVATLSGANDVIADKFHISLNAMTWAGRIGLLVLPPLAYFISVRICLGLQQHDREVLAHGVETGIIRRLPNGQFVEVHQPLGPVDDHGHPIPLEYGGWVVPKKMNRVGALAPAVKGFFFPVEKPSEAPVSPGMPPVSGDTREEITSGRK; translated from the coding sequence GTGAAGCGCCGGAAAGTAGACCTCCAGCAGGCGCCGGTCAATGCAGCCAAGGGCGTCGACGAGCGGTTCCAGGCGGCGACGCCGCTGCGCGCGCTGCTCAACAAGGTTTTCCCTGATCACTGGTCGTTCCTGCTGGGTGAGATCGCGCTCTTCTCGTTCATCATCCTGCTGCTCACCGGTGTCTTCCTGACCCTCTTCTTCGACCCGTCGATGAAAGAGGTGCCGTATGAGGGCAGCTACTCGGCCCTCCGCGGCACCATGATGTCGGCGGCGTACGAGTCGTCACTGAACCTCTCGTTCGAGGTGCGTGGCGGTCTGTTCATGCGCCAAATGCACCACTGGGCGGCGCTGCTGTTCATGGCTTCGATCGTCGTGCACATGGCGCGCGTTTTCTTCACCGGCGCCTACCGCAAGCCGCGCGAGGCCAACTGGGCCATCGGCATGATCCTGTTCCTCCTGGGCTTCCTGGCCGGCTTCACCGGCTACTCGCTCCCGGACGACGGTCTTTCCGGCACCGGCCTGCGCATCGCCTCGGCGATCATGCTGTCGATCCCGGTCGTCGGTACCTGGCTCTCGGCCTCGATCTTCGGCGGCGAGTTCCCGGGTCACCTGATCATCGGCCGTTTCTACATCGCGCACGTGCTGCTCATCCCGGGTGGCCTGCTCGCGCTGATCAGCGTCCACCTGGGCCTGGTCTTCAAGCAGAAGCACACGCAGTGGCCCGGCCCGATGCGCACCAACACCAACGTGGTCGGCGAGCGCATGTTCCCGCGGTACGCGCTCAAGCAGGGCGGCTTCTTCATGGCCGTCTTCGGCACGGTCGCGCTGATGGCGGGTCTGTTCCAGATCAACCCGATCTGGCTGTTCGGTCCGTACCGGGCGTCCGAGGTCTCCTCGGCGTCGCAGCCCGACTGGTACGTCATGTTCATGGACGGCCTGGTCCGGCTCATGCCGAACTGGCAGATCTACATCGGCGACTACAGCATCCCGCCGCTGTTCTGGCCGGCGGTGGTCGGCCTGGGCGCCCTGACCACGGGTCCGATCTTCTGGCCGTGGCTCGAGGCACGCAAGTCCGGCGACAAGCGGATCCACAACCTGCTGGAGCGCCCGCGCGACAACCCGGAGCGCGTCGGTGTCGGCGCGATGGCGTTCACGTTCTTCATCGTGGCCACGCTGTCCGGCGCCAACGACGTCATCGCCGACAAGTTCCACATCAGCCTCAACGCGATGACCTGGGCCGGCCGTATCGGATTGCTCGTCCTGCCCCCGCTGGCGTATTTCATCTCGGTGCGCATCTGCCTGGGCCTGCAGCAGCACGACCGTGAGGTGCTGGCCCACGGCGTCGAGACCGGCATCATCAGGCGCCTGCCGAACGGCCAGTTCGTCGAGGTGCACCAGCCGCTCGGCCCGGTCGACGACCACGGGCACCCCATCCCGCTGGAGTACGGCGGCTGGGTCGTCCCGAAGAAGATGAACCGGGTCGGCGCCCTGGCGCCCGCCGTGAAGGGTTTCTTCTTCCCGGTCGAGAAGCCGTCCGAGGCTCCGGTCTCGCCCGGCATGCCACCGGTCAGCGGTGACACCCGCGAGGAGATCACCTCCGGCCGTAAGTAA
- a CDS encoding Lrp/AsnC family transcriptional regulator has product MNTAIVHIDCATDSIPEVAEALAALDGVSEVYSVAGHVDLIAIVRVAKFEDIAEVIAGKISKTPGVLNTESHIAFRAYSKHDLEDAFAIGLPDAD; this is encoded by the coding sequence GTGAACACCGCGATCGTGCACATCGACTGCGCAACCGACTCCATCCCCGAGGTCGCGGAGGCGCTGGCCGCCCTGGACGGGGTGAGCGAGGTCTACTCGGTCGCGGGCCACGTCGACTTGATCGCGATCGTGCGGGTCGCCAAGTTCGAGGACATCGCCGAGGTCATCGCGGGCAAGATCTCGAAGACGCCGGGCGTGCTCAACACCGAGTCGCACATCGCGTTCCGCGCCTACTCCAAGCACGACCTGGAGGACGCGTTCGCGATCGGCCTGCCCGACGCCGACTGA
- a CDS encoding NUDIX hydrolase, which yields MPSSVRRTVASLVAPKYLVGAVAVIRDSETPEPSRLLLLRQPTKHGWSLPAGLLKRHEPAAVGAARELFEETGVRVDPDDLTPGNPNAIIHPVGVVDTVWFASVPASTTQLRVDGGEILEANWFPVDDLPRLTRNTAQLLARYDIGRP from the coding sequence ATGCCGAGTTCCGTGCGCCGCACCGTGGCCAGCCTGGTCGCCCCGAAATACCTGGTCGGCGCGGTCGCGGTGATCCGCGACTCGGAGACGCCGGAGCCGTCGCGGCTGCTGCTGCTGCGGCAGCCGACCAAGCACGGCTGGAGTCTCCCGGCCGGCCTGCTCAAACGGCACGAGCCCGCGGCCGTCGGCGCCGCCCGCGAGCTGTTCGAGGAGACCGGCGTCCGGGTCGACCCCGACGACCTCACTCCCGGCAACCCGAACGCGATCATCCACCCGGTCGGCGTGGTCGACACCGTCTGGTTCGCGTCGGTCCCGGCGTCCACCACCCAGTTGCGCGTCGACGGCGGCGAGATCCTCGAGGCGAACTGGTTCCCGGTCGACGACCTGCCCCGGCTCACCCGCAACACCGCCCAGCTGCTGGCCCGCTACGACATCGGCCGCCCGTGA
- a CDS encoding YybH family protein gives MRQDEKTIAGLVERWAAAIRAGDLDAVVAHHADDIVMFDVPPPQDGVRGIDAYRRVWPPFFEFIRAGAAFDIVRLDVTAGADVAYAHGLLRCGPVGELDAHPGRRLRLSLGFRKENGRWLVTHEHHSFPIEE, from the coding sequence ATGCGACAGGACGAGAAGACCATCGCCGGCTTGGTGGAGCGCTGGGCGGCCGCCATCCGGGCCGGCGACCTCGACGCCGTAGTCGCGCACCACGCCGACGACATCGTGATGTTCGACGTGCCGCCGCCGCAGGACGGTGTTCGCGGCATCGACGCCTACCGCCGGGTCTGGCCGCCGTTCTTCGAGTTCATCAGGGCGGGCGCCGCGTTCGACATCGTACGGCTGGACGTGACGGCCGGAGCCGACGTGGCCTACGCCCACGGGCTGCTGCGCTGCGGCCCGGTCGGCGAGCTCGACGCCCACCCCGGCCGCCGGCTACGCCTGTCCCTGGGCTTCCGGAAGGAGAACGGCCGCTGGCTCGTGACCCACGAACACCACTCGTTCCCGATCGAGGAGTGA